GGAGTTGATCTCGAAGGCCCGCTGCAGGGTGATAAGATTCACCGTCTCCTCAACCACGTCGACGTTGGACAGCTCCAGGAAGCGCTGGGCGATGGTGCCCACCCCCTCCGTGCCGGGAATGGCCTCCACAGGATCGCCGGAGGCGTCGGTGACCCGGAAGAGGTTGCGGCCCACGCTCTCCAGGCCGGCCGGGTTGATGAAGTCATGCAGGGTGATCTGCACCGAGCCCAGGGTCGCCCCGGCCTGGTCCTTGGCGGTGAGCAGGCCCGAGGAGTCGATGGACAGGGACACCGTGCCGGCGGGCACCGCGAGCTCCGGCTGCAGGCGGTCGCCGTTGGAGGTGACCACGAAGCCCTCGCTGTCCAGCTTGAAGTCGCCGGCCCGGGTGTAATACTCCACGTCGTTGGACACGATCTGGAAGAAGCCGCGGCCCTCGATCGCCCAGTCCAGGTCGTTGCCGGTCTGGATGAAGTCGCCCTGCAGGAACATCTTCTGGACCGCGGTGGGCCGAACCCCCAGGCCCACCTGGATGCCCACCGGCACCTGGGTGCCGGCCGCGGACTCGGCGCCGGCCCGGCGCAGGTTCTGGTAGATGAGATCCTCGAAATTGGCCCGGCTCTTCTTGAAGCCCGAGGTCTGGACATTGGCCAGGTTGTTGGCCGTGACGTCCAGGGCCAGCTGCTGGGCGTTCATGCCGGTGGCCGCGGAATAGAGGGCTCGCATCATGGTCGTGGTCTCCTTGAAGAGCCCGGCGGGGGACTGGCGCCCCCCGCGCCCCCCGCGGGATGGGCTGGGCGCGGCTGCTCGGCGGGCGTCAAAATAATGGTCAACTGCCGCTTCAGACCGTCATGCTGCCGACCCGTTGGATGGCCTGCTCGTCCACCTCGTCGATGGTGCGGATCACCCGCTGCTGGAGCTCGAAGGCCCGGAAGAGGTCGATCATCCCAGTGGTTTCCTGGATCATGTTGACGTTCGACTCTTCCACGTAGCCCTGCTGGACCACCGGGGCGGCCGCCGCCTCCTCGCCGGGCGCGCCTTCCTTCACCCGGAAGAGGCTGTCGCC
This window of the Thermodesulfobacteriota bacterium genome carries:
- the flgG gene encoding flagellar basal-body rod protein FlgG, with translation MMRALYSAATGMNAQQLALDVTANNLANVQTSGFKKSRANFEDLIYQNLRRAGAESAAGTQVPVGIQVGLGVRPTAVQKMFLQGDFIQTGNDLDWAIEGRGFFQIVSNDVEYYTRAGDFKLDSEGFVVTSNGDRLQPELAVPAGTVSLSIDSSGLLTAKDQAGATLGSVQITLHDFINPAGLESVGRNLFRVTDASGDPVEAIPGTEGVGTIAQRFLELSNVDVVEETVNLITLQRAFEINSTSIQTADQMLQVVTNLKG